In the genome of Nonlabens sp. MB-3u-79, one region contains:
- a CDS encoding VanZ family protein, translated as MHRLIYWLAPLYTAAIVIASLIKNPAPPINVPNGDKIYHTVAYFIMALVWYFYFYTRYLSKQSHSAIRVTTIFKHWSRTIAIGAAVFSLLVGVLVEFGQEYIAVNRTMEFMDVLANIAGIILALLVLLIIDKIFNKQKTA; from the coding sequence ATGCATAGACTCATTTACTGGTTAGCGCCATTATACACTGCTGCTATCGTAATAGCATCACTAATAAAAAACCCGGCGCCACCAATAAATGTTCCTAATGGAGATAAAATCTACCACACGGTTGCATATTTCATTATGGCGCTAGTATGGTATTTCTATTTTTACACGCGCTACCTGAGTAAACAAAGCCATAGTGCTATTAGAGTAACCACCATTTTTAAGCATTGGTCGCGTACCATCGCTATTGGAGCTGCAGTTTTCTCGCTTTTAGTTGGTGTTCTTGTTGAATTTGGACAGGAATATATAGCAGTAAATAGAACTATGGAATTTATGGATGTGCTGGCTAATATTGCTGGCATTATTCTTGCTCTGTTGGTACTATTAATTATTGATAAAATTTTTAACAAACAGAAAACAGCATAA
- a CDS encoding NADP-dependent malic enzyme, translating into MSEESKRREALIYHAKPTPGKIKVVPTKKHSSQRDLALAYSPGVAAPCLEIAKDKSNVYKYTAKGNLVAVISNGTAVLGLGDIGPEASKPVMEGKGLLFKIFADLDCFDIEVDTKDVEEFIKTVKNIAPTFGGINLEDIKAPEAFEIERRLKEELDIPVMHDDQHGTAIISSAALLNALEIAEKKIEDVKILISGAGSAAISCTSLYVKLGARKENIMMFDIDGLITKDRTDLGPEQMQFATDQPKVNLREAFKGTDVFLGLSAGNIVDGDMLKSMNDSPIVFAMANPTPEIDYHTAMASREDIIMATGRSDHPNQVNNVLGFPFIFRGAMDVRATKINEEMKLAATYAIAQLAKEPVPEQVNIAYGELKIAFGRDYIIPKPFDPRLISTIPPAVARAAMESGVAQEPITDWDKYTEQLLSRMGSDNKLVRLLLNRARTNPKRIVFAEADNIDVLKAAQIVLEEGIGIPILLGRRDIIEALMEDLGFDQPCMIIDPKSDEEKARRDRYADEFWKLRHRKGTTEFDAGKTLRQRNYFAAMMVKLGDADALITGVAQSYPISVRPMMEIIGKAPGVDKIATTNLMITSRGPLFVSDTSININPDALELAKIAQMTGRTAAMFGISPVIAMTSYANFGSSKHPNATKVTEAVKYLHKYYPDLVVDGELQTDFALNPELLQSKFPFSKLAGKKVNTLIFPNLESANSSYKMLKELNGIDSIGPIMMGMQKPVHILQLGASVDEIVNMAAVAVIDAQQKEKHASKKQ; encoded by the coding sequence ATGAGCGAAGAAAGTAAAAGAAGAGAGGCGTTAATATACCATGCAAAGCCTACTCCCGGTAAGATAAAAGTAGTACCTACTAAAAAACACAGCAGTCAGCGAGATCTGGCACTTGCCTACAGTCCTGGTGTAGCGGCACCTTGCCTAGAGATTGCAAAAGACAAATCAAACGTATATAAATACACTGCCAAGGGAAATCTAGTTGCGGTAATTTCTAACGGTACAGCTGTTCTAGGACTCGGTGACATAGGTCCTGAAGCTTCTAAGCCTGTAATGGAAGGAAAAGGTCTTCTGTTTAAGATTTTTGCAGATTTGGATTGTTTTGATATTGAAGTCGATACCAAAGATGTAGAAGAATTTATAAAAACAGTAAAAAATATTGCTCCTACTTTTGGAGGGATCAACCTAGAAGACATCAAAGCTCCCGAAGCTTTTGAAATAGAAAGAAGACTCAAAGAAGAGTTGGACATTCCAGTCATGCACGATGACCAGCATGGGACGGCAATTATTTCTAGTGCCGCTTTATTAAATGCCTTAGAAATTGCAGAAAAGAAAATAGAAGATGTAAAAATACTTATTTCTGGAGCGGGTAGTGCCGCAATTTCTTGTACCAGTCTTTATGTAAAATTAGGCGCGAGGAAAGAAAACATTATGATGTTTGATATAGACGGTTTGATTACCAAAGATCGAACTGACCTGGGCCCAGAACAAATGCAGTTTGCTACAGATCAACCTAAGGTTAATTTAAGGGAAGCCTTTAAAGGGACTGATGTTTTCTTGGGACTTTCAGCTGGTAATATTGTTGATGGCGATATGTTGAAATCCATGAACGATTCTCCAATTGTTTTTGCCATGGCAAATCCTACCCCCGAAATTGACTACCACACCGCAATGGCTTCTCGAGAAGATATCATTATGGCAACTGGAAGAAGCGATCACCCTAATCAGGTGAATAATGTTCTTGGTTTCCCATTTATTTTTAGAGGTGCGATGGACGTGCGAGCTACTAAAATTAATGAAGAAATGAAGTTGGCGGCCACTTACGCTATTGCTCAATTAGCTAAAGAGCCAGTTCCTGAACAAGTAAATATTGCTTATGGGGAATTGAAAATAGCTTTTGGTAGGGACTATATTATTCCTAAGCCATTTGACCCTAGATTAATATCTACGATACCGCCAGCAGTCGCAAGAGCTGCTATGGAAAGTGGTGTCGCTCAAGAACCTATTACCGATTGGGATAAATACACAGAGCAGTTACTGAGCCGTATGGGGTCAGATAATAAACTGGTGCGCTTGTTATTGAATCGCGCACGGACCAACCCTAAAAGAATTGTATTTGCTGAAGCAGACAATATAGACGTGCTTAAAGCAGCGCAAATTGTATTGGAAGAAGGAATTGGGATCCCAATTTTATTAGGTCGTCGTGATATCATTGAAGCATTAATGGAAGACCTAGGTTTTGATCAACCTTGTATGATTATCGATCCTAAATCTGATGAAGAAAAAGCGCGTAGAGATCGGTATGCTGATGAATTCTGGAAACTCAGACATAGAAAAGGAACCACAGAATTTGACGCAGGAAAAACATTGAGGCAACGCAATTATTTTGCTGCTATGATGGTGAAATTAGGTGATGCAGATGCCTTGATTACTGGAGTGGCTCAATCCTATCCAATATCAGTGCGTCCTATGATGGAAATAATAGGAAAAGCTCCAGGAGTGGATAAAATTGCAACCACTAACCTGATGATTACCTCTCGAGGTCCTTTATTTGTGTCAGATACGTCTATAAATATCAATCCAGATGCATTAGAACTGGCCAAAATCGCACAAATGACGGGTCGCACTGCAGCTATGTTTGGGATTTCTCCGGTCATTGCGATGACTTCATATGCCAACTTCGGCTCTTCAAAACACCCCAACGCGACAAAGGTTACTGAGGCGGTAAAATACTTGCATAAGTACTATCCAGATTTAGTAGTGGATGGAGAATTGCAAACAGATTTTGCCTTAAATCCAGAATTGTTACAAAGTAAATTCCCTTTTTCTAAACTCGCTGGTAAAAAAGTAAACACCTTAATATTTCCTAACCTGGAAAGTGCTAACAGTAGCTACAAAATGCTCAAGGAATTGAACGGTATAGACTCCATAGGTCCTATCATGATGGGAATGCAAAAGCCGGTTCATATCTTGCAGCTAGGAGCAAGTGTAGATGAAATTGTAAATATGGCTGCGGTTGCTGTAATCGATGCACAGCAAAAAGAAAAACACGCTAGTAAAAAGCAATAA
- the ruvA gene encoding Holliday junction branch migration protein RuvA, with amino-acid sequence MIAQLQGKLVEKNMTDVVIDCAGVGYLVEISLHTYSLIPEGEAIKLFTYQLVREDAHRLFGFAEKTEREVFKLLLSVSGIGANTARTMLSSLDPNQIAQAIASGDVRTIQSVKGIGAKGAQRVILDLKDKILQVLDNPQFTVVSSNTGREEALSALETLGYMRKQAQKVVDKILSTQPDATTEQLIKQALKQL; translated from the coding sequence ATGATCGCACAACTGCAAGGAAAATTAGTGGAAAAAAACATGACAGATGTTGTCATTGATTGCGCTGGTGTAGGGTATTTAGTGGAAATTTCTTTACACACCTATTCTTTGATTCCAGAAGGGGAAGCGATCAAATTATTTACCTATCAATTAGTCCGAGAAGATGCGCACCGTCTTTTTGGTTTTGCTGAGAAAACGGAGCGAGAAGTTTTTAAATTATTACTCTCTGTTTCTGGTATTGGAGCAAATACTGCTCGGACCATGCTATCGAGCTTAGATCCCAATCAAATTGCGCAAGCGATTGCTTCTGGAGATGTAAGAACCATACAAAGCGTCAAAGGTATAGGTGCAAAAGGGGCGCAACGGGTCATTTTAGATTTGAAAGATAAAATATTGCAAGTACTGGATAATCCACAATTTACAGTAGTCTCAAGCAATACTGGAAGGGAAGAAGCGTTATCTGCTTTAGAAACCTTAGGATATATGCGCAAACAAGCTCAGAAAGTGGTGGATAAAATTCTTTCTACTCAGCCAGATGCCACAACAGAACAACTTATAAAACAAGCACTTAAACAATTATAA
- the sprA gene encoding cell surface protein SprA: MSLFVFAFAKAQDPTETPQDSVKTGVRLGSLKFPDPPSITSLYTYDANLDRYVYSSSFNGYNIDFPFILTREQYLERVLKQQMMDYFKEKAAAIAGKSEEDKAKQKDLLPNFYVNSDLFASIFGGTEIDIDPQGSVEVDLGLLFNRSDNPSFSPRNRQNLTFDFNQRINLSLVGKVGTRLQVNANYDTQSTFNFQNQIKLDYTPTEDDILQSIEVGNVAMPLNSQLIRGAQSLFGIKTELQFGKTRITAVFSEQQSESRTVQAAGGATVNDFDFFSLDYDENRHYFLSHYFRDNYDTSLQNYPFINNNIQITRAEVWITNRGNRTQDVRNLVAIQDIGESDPSNVGLDTTPSGFLNAPAESFPDNANNDFNPEGINGGAQTILNSQIRDIATVQQGFGGANVNEGFDYVTLENARKLTPQEYTLNTQLGYISLRQRLNNDEVLAVSFQYTVGGKVYQVGEFANDGIIATDVVANPNPNQPPVNNQSLVVKLLKSNLTNVSEPIWDLMMKNIYNLGGFQLTPEDFKLNIFYQYPPELNYITAAEGTMTNPAVALPADVDQTTLIRVFNLDRLNQQQDPQPAGDGFFDFVPGLTIDPQNGRIIFTTVEPFGSHLFSKLDNTPGAGPEDYNDPTTYNANQAQYVYRDMYRTTKAQALQSADKNKYLIKGEYKATGQEGIPIGGFNVPRGSVTVTAGGRTLQEGIDYTVDYQLGRVIILDQALLNSNTPIQVSTENNSVFNQQTKRFTGINVEHKFSEDFILGGTFLNLKERPITQKSTYGFEPINNTIMGINFLYNTEVPFLTRLANKLPNVDTDVVSNLSLRGEFAYLFPGSPAGDNFGGQAAAYVDDFEGSQTSIDILTPFSWSLASTPVAFEGVGSTANPLAYNFSRAKMAWYSIDPIFYGNQRPAGITDQDVSDYRTRRVFIDEIFPNVDLQQGQQQVINTLDMAYYPNERGQYNYNPQAAGTNVLPNPQDNWGGIMRQFSSTDFEQTNVEYMQFWIMDPFQYDATNDGGTISINLGSISEDILKDNRKQFENGLPNDGGTLLTTNTAYGKVPVNQSLVYAFDTQGAERANQDIGLDGYSDNEELTDFPAFGPFDPAGDNYEFFVAASGDIPMRYKNYNGTEGNSPTAVTQDNRGSTTLPDVEDINRDNTMNTIDSYYEYDIDIFPGMDVTTSEYIFDTKTVETTLPNGNQISTRWVQFRVPLSDPNREEIGGIADFRAIRFMRMYLSDFEVDTFLRFGSLDLVRGDYRRFTDSLDETDPIASDDPTVFEVEGVNIENNEARTPIPYRLPPGVEREQLRTQNQNIRQNEQSLALRVCDLEAGDARGVFKNLRIDMRQYEALQMFVHAESLVNEMSAGDDELEAFIRIGVDYTQNFYEIRLPLKPTAFGTDVREEIWPQANNFDIDLALLQEIKALVLGDNSLNISDLNFFDQAALDPSSAGEENQQKYGIKGNPNFGDIRAMMIGVRNATNSSICGEVWFNEMRLSGLKNQGGYAAVMNMDANIADFASVSATGRRSTIGFGAIEQGPQERSRENLTQYDVTTNVSFGKLLPEKWGVSLPFSYSIGEETITPQFDPQFEDIELETRLDNATSDAERDAIREQSEDYTRRQSINLIGVRKERTGEATPMPYDIENFTFSGSYNQTDQRNFEVEKFQDQSVNVGGTYNYAFPKAELEPFKNVKWFDNSYLKFVKDLNFNPLPNNFAAGLNVLRQYNTQKFRDLQLDTNPVDLNGDGLPDAQNITLEPLTNRNFTMNHQYAINWDLTKSLQVNLSANNDRLIRSYVNEDSTIDESYTLWTDFFDEGIPNSHSQQLQLTYKLPFDKFPFLAFAKANYTYTSNFNWTRNAQQFAQLDGIPDLGNSIQNANTHRINGTLDLDKLYTYVGLEKKKFGFAANNAARSRNKSRTRSRKPPTPTEGKKDDQPKIPKKNIGNQAYNTLIGIVTSVKRAQINYQETNGIFLPGYTPDIGFIGTLKPTSGFVFGSQSEVRDLAARRGWLTLYQDFNQQYSEVETRQLDFNFKVDLLKDLSIDILGNRAYQETYTENYRVDQDDLTYQSLTPNNFGNFNITNLMIGTSFQKSTIDNSPTFDTFRSNRLAVADRLATEFYGTNTFTRDTDGYPEGFSRNSQQVLLPAFLAAYEGRDVGKQDSNAFSDIPLPNWTVKYTGLMNLNWFKKRFRRFSINHGYRSSFTINQFQTNLDYAEGNGALTYQDQVGTNALNQNGDFKSRNLYFNINLAEQFSPLIKLDFEMKNSVSIAAELRRDRAISLSFDNNLLTEINGNELILGLGYRIKDLRFKTKVGGRSTVIKSDLNLRLDGSVRDNVTIVRYLDLDNSQATAGQTIYGLKFTADYNLSTAFTAIFYYDHTFSEFAISTAFPQTTIRSGFTLRYTFGN; this comes from the coding sequence TTGTCTCTATTTGTTTTCGCTTTCGCGAAAGCGCAAGACCCAACAGAAACCCCTCAAGACTCTGTCAAAACTGGGGTGAGGCTGGGTTCCTTAAAATTCCCAGATCCACCTAGTATTACTTCACTGTACACTTATGACGCTAATCTCGACCGTTACGTGTACTCCAGTTCTTTTAATGGCTACAACATCGATTTTCCATTCATTCTAACTCGTGAACAGTACTTAGAGCGAGTGCTGAAGCAACAAATGATGGACTACTTCAAAGAAAAAGCGGCTGCAATTGCCGGTAAATCTGAAGAAGATAAAGCAAAACAAAAAGATTTACTTCCTAATTTCTACGTGAATTCTGATCTTTTTGCTTCTATTTTTGGAGGTACAGAAATAGATATAGATCCTCAAGGTTCTGTAGAAGTAGATTTAGGGTTGTTATTTAACCGTTCTGATAACCCAAGTTTTTCCCCTCGTAACCGACAGAATCTCACTTTTGATTTCAATCAACGTATTAATTTAAGTTTAGTAGGTAAGGTAGGAACGCGATTACAGGTAAATGCAAATTACGATACCCAAAGTACGTTTAACTTTCAAAACCAAATCAAGCTGGACTATACTCCTACGGAGGATGATATTCTTCAAAGTATAGAAGTCGGGAATGTTGCAATGCCGCTCAATTCACAATTGATACGAGGCGCGCAAAGTCTTTTTGGTATTAAAACAGAATTGCAATTCGGTAAAACCAGAATTACTGCCGTGTTTTCAGAACAACAATCAGAATCGAGAACCGTGCAAGCCGCTGGTGGAGCGACAGTAAATGATTTTGATTTTTTCTCTCTTGATTACGATGAGAACAGACACTATTTCTTATCGCATTACTTTAGAGATAATTACGACACTTCCTTACAGAATTACCCGTTCATTAATAACAATATACAGATCACACGTGCCGAAGTGTGGATCACTAACAGAGGTAATAGAACTCAAGATGTACGTAACCTGGTGGCTATTCAAGATATAGGAGAATCTGATCCTTCTAACGTAGGACTTGACACGACACCTAGTGGTTTTTTAAATGCACCGGCTGAAAGTTTTCCGGATAACGCAAACAACGATTTTAACCCAGAAGGAATTAATGGTGGTGCGCAAACCATTTTAAACAGTCAGATAAGAGATATTGCGACGGTCCAACAAGGTTTTGGTGGAGCAAACGTGAACGAAGGCTTTGACTACGTCACCTTAGAAAACGCCCGTAAACTAACTCCTCAAGAATATACATTAAACACTCAGCTGGGGTATATTTCTCTAAGGCAACGATTGAACAACGATGAAGTTCTTGCGGTATCTTTTCAATATACGGTCGGAGGGAAGGTGTATCAAGTGGGAGAATTTGCAAACGATGGTATCATAGCAACAGATGTAGTAGCAAACCCCAATCCTAATCAGCCGCCAGTAAACAATCAAAGTCTAGTAGTTAAATTATTGAAGAGTAACCTCACTAATGTGAGCGAGCCTATCTGGGACTTGATGATGAAGAATATTTATAATCTAGGTGGTTTTCAACTGACTCCTGAAGATTTTAAACTAAATATCTTTTATCAATATCCGCCAGAGCTCAATTACATCACTGCAGCAGAAGGAACTATGACTAACCCAGCAGTTGCTCTACCAGCCGATGTGGATCAAACTACACTGATACGGGTTTTTAATCTCGATAGATTAAATCAACAGCAAGATCCACAACCTGCGGGAGATGGATTTTTTGATTTTGTCCCTGGGCTTACCATAGACCCTCAAAATGGGCGTATTATTTTTACTACGGTGGAGCCTTTTGGTAGTCATTTGTTTAGTAAACTAGATAACACACCAGGCGCTGGGCCAGAAGATTATAATGATCCTACTACTTATAATGCTAACCAAGCGCAGTATGTATATAGAGATATGTACCGCACCACCAAAGCGCAAGCATTACAAAGTGCCGATAAAAATAAGTACTTGATTAAAGGGGAATACAAAGCAACAGGTCAGGAAGGAATTCCTATAGGCGGTTTTAATGTTCCTAGAGGTTCTGTAACGGTGACCGCAGGAGGAAGAACACTTCAAGAAGGCATTGATTATACAGTAGATTATCAGTTGGGTCGTGTGATTATACTCGATCAAGCCTTATTAAATTCCAATACCCCTATCCAAGTTTCTACAGAAAACAATTCTGTCTTTAACCAGCAAACCAAACGTTTTACAGGAATCAATGTAGAACACAAATTTAGTGAGGACTTTATATTAGGGGGGACATTCTTAAACTTAAAAGAACGACCGATTACTCAAAAATCTACTTATGGATTTGAGCCTATCAACAATACCATTATGGGAATCAACTTCTTGTACAATACAGAAGTTCCTTTTCTTACCAGACTAGCAAATAAACTTCCTAACGTAGATACAGATGTAGTTTCAAATCTATCATTAAGAGGAGAGTTTGCTTATTTATTTCCTGGATCTCCTGCGGGTGATAATTTTGGAGGTCAAGCCGCCGCATACGTAGACGATTTTGAGGGTTCACAAACTTCTATCGATATTTTGACTCCATTCTCTTGGTCATTAGCGAGTACTCCTGTGGCGTTTGAAGGGGTAGGCAGTACAGCAAATCCACTGGCTTATAATTTTAGTCGTGCTAAGATGGCTTGGTATTCTATAGATCCTATTTTTTATGGAAATCAACGACCAGCCGGAATTACAGACCAAGATGTTTCTGATTACCGCACCAGACGTGTTTTTATAGATGAAATATTTCCCAATGTAGATTTGCAACAAGGACAACAGCAAGTCATCAACACGCTGGATATGGCTTATTACCCTAACGAGCGTGGTCAGTACAATTACAATCCGCAAGCGGCTGGGACAAACGTACTTCCTAACCCACAAGATAATTGGGGCGGGATCATGCGTCAGTTTTCCAGTACAGACTTTGAACAGACTAATGTGGAGTACATGCAGTTCTGGATTATGGATCCATTTCAATATGATGCTACTAATGATGGAGGGACGATATCTATTAACTTAGGAAGTATTTCTGAAGATATTTTAAAAGATAATAGAAAGCAATTTGAAAATGGATTGCCTAATGATGGAGGTACTTTACTTACTACCAATACCGCATACGGAAAGGTCCCAGTAAATCAGTCTCTAGTATACGCCTTTGATACGCAGGGAGCTGAGCGTGCTAATCAAGATATAGGACTTGATGGTTATAGCGATAATGAAGAATTAACAGACTTCCCTGCTTTTGGACCTTTTGATCCAGCGGGGGATAATTATGAATTTTTTGTAGCGGCAAGTGGAGATATCCCTATGCGCTATAAGAACTACAATGGTACAGAAGGGAATTCACCTACAGCCGTTACTCAAGATAATCGTGGTTCTACCACCTTACCCGATGTAGAGGACATCAACCGGGATAATACGATGAATACTATTGATAGTTATTACGAGTATGATATAGATATCTTTCCAGGAATGGATGTGACAACTAGTGAGTATATTTTTGATACAAAAACAGTTGAGACTACCCTACCTAACGGTAACCAGATCAGTACAAGATGGGTGCAATTCAGAGTTCCATTAAGTGATCCTAACCGTGAAGAAATAGGGGGTATTGCTGACTTTAGAGCGATACGCTTTATGAGAATGTACCTGTCAGACTTTGAAGTAGATACGTTTTTAAGATTTGGTTCTTTGGACCTTGTACGTGGAGATTATAGAAGATTTACAGATTCGTTAGACGAGACAGATCCAATTGCATCAGATGATCCTACCGTTTTTGAAGTAGAAGGGGTAAATATTGAGAACAATGAAGCGCGTACACCTATTCCATATAGATTGCCTCCTGGAGTAGAAAGGGAACAGCTAAGAACGCAAAATCAAAACATACGTCAGAATGAACAATCCCTTGCTCTTAGGGTTTGTGATCTAGAAGCTGGAGATGCACGTGGTGTTTTTAAGAATCTTAGAATAGATATGCGTCAGTATGAGGCACTTCAAATGTTTGTACATGCAGAATCTTTAGTGAATGAAATGTCTGCAGGTGATGACGAACTAGAGGCATTTATTAGAATAGGTGTCGATTATACTCAAAACTTTTATGAAATTCGACTCCCATTAAAACCTACAGCATTTGGTACAGATGTGCGAGAAGAAATCTGGCCTCAAGCAAATAATTTTGATATAGACCTTGCTTTACTTCAAGAAATTAAAGCTCTGGTTTTAGGAGACAACAGTTTGAATATTAGTGACCTTAATTTCTTTGATCAGGCAGCTCTTGATCCTAGTAGTGCTGGAGAAGAAAATCAACAAAAATACGGTATCAAAGGGAACCCTAACTTCGGTGATATACGCGCCATGATGATAGGTGTTCGCAATGCTACTAACAGCAGTATTTGTGGTGAAGTATGGTTCAATGAAATGAGACTGTCAGGATTGAAAAATCAAGGGGGTTATGCTGCGGTGATGAATATGGATGCAAACATAGCCGATTTTGCCAGTGTAAGCGCGACCGGTAGAAGGAGTACCATAGGTTTTGGCGCTATTGAGCAAGGACCACAAGAAAGAAGTCGTGAGAACCTTACGCAATATGATGTCACCACTAACGTGAGTTTTGGTAAATTACTTCCAGAAAAATGGGGCGTTTCCTTACCCTTTTCTTATAGTATAGGAGAGGAAACGATTACACCACAATTTGATCCTCAATTTGAAGACATAGAGTTAGAAACAAGACTGGACAATGCCACTAGTGATGCAGAGCGTGATGCCATAAGAGAACAGTCCGAAGATTATACCAGAAGACAAAGCATTAACTTAATAGGGGTGCGTAAAGAACGCACTGGTGAGGCAACTCCTATGCCCTATGATATAGAGAACTTTACATTCTCAGGTTCCTATAATCAGACCGATCAACGCAATTTTGAGGTAGAGAAGTTTCAAGATCAATCGGTAAATGTAGGTGGAACTTATAACTATGCCTTCCCTAAGGCTGAATTAGAACCCTTTAAGAATGTAAAATGGTTTGACAACTCCTATTTAAAATTTGTAAAAGACCTTAATTTTAATCCGCTGCCTAATAATTTTGCAGCAGGTTTAAATGTGCTTAGACAGTACAATACTCAAAAATTCCGTGATTTACAGTTGGACACCAATCCCGTAGATTTAAATGGCGATGGCCTCCCAGACGCTCAAAATATTACACTGGAACCCTTGACCAACCGTAACTTTACAATGAATCATCAATATGCTATTAATTGGGATCTCACTAAATCATTACAGGTCAACCTTTCTGCAAATAACGACCGTTTGATACGCAGTTATGTAAATGAGGACAGTACCATTGACGAGAGTTATACTTTATGGACTGACTTTTTTGATGAGGGAATTCCTAACTCGCACTCTCAACAACTGCAACTCACTTATAAGTTGCCTTTTGATAAGTTTCCTTTTCTCGCTTTCGCGAAAGCGAACTACACTTATACCTCTAACTTCAATTGGACACGTAATGCGCAGCAGTTTGCACAGTTAGACGGCATCCCGGATTTAGGAAATTCCATCCAAAATGCCAACACACATCGTATTAATGGGACCTTAGACTTAGATAAATTGTACACGTATGTCGGTTTAGAAAAAAAGAAATTTGGCTTTGCTGCAAATAATGCCGCCAGATCTCGAAATAAGTCGAGAACAAGAAGTAGAAAGCCACCAACTCCAACGGAAGGAAAAAAGGATGATCAACCAAAAATCCCTAAAAAGAACATCGGTAATCAAGCCTACAATACCTTGATAGGAATAGTGACTTCGGTAAAAAGAGCACAAATCAATTATCAAGAAACAAACGGTATTTTCTTACCAGGTTATACTCCAGATATAGGTTTTATAGGCACCTTGAAACCTACGTCAGGCTTTGTTTTTGGTAGTCAGTCAGAAGTGCGAGACCTTGCTGCAAGACGTGGCTGGTTAACGCTCTATCAAGATTTTAATCAACAATACAGTGAGGTGGAGACCCGGCAACTTGATTTCAATTTTAAAGTGGATTTATTAAAAGATCTCTCCATAGATATTTTAGGAAATCGCGCCTATCAAGAGACCTACACAGAAAATTATCGGGTAGATCAGGACGATTTAACTTACCAATCGCTTACTCCTAACAATTTTGGTAATTTTAATATTACCAATTTAATGATAGGTACGTCCTTTCAAAAAAGCACCATAGATAATTCCCCTACTTTTGATACATTTAGAAGCAATAGACTCGCCGTTGCTGATCGACTGGCGACGGAGTTTTATGGAACAAATACCTTTACAAGAGATACAGATGGATATCCAGAAGGTTTTTCTAGAAACAGTCAGCAAGTGTTATTACCAGCATTTTTAGCTGCTTATGAAGGAAGAGATGTCGGCAAGCAGGACTCTAATGCATTTAGCGATATTCCATTGCCTAACTGGACAGTGAAGTACACTGGTTTAATGAACTTAAATTGGTTCAAGAAACGTTTTCGAAGGTTTTCCATCAACCACGGATACCGTTCTAGTTTTACGATCAACCAGTTCCAGACCAATCTGGATTATGCCGAAGGTAATGGCGCTCTTACATATCAAGATCAAGTAGGAACTAATGCATTGAATCAAAATGGCGATTTTAAATCTAGAAACTTATACTTCAACATCAACCTTGCAGAGCAGTTCAGTCCGCTTATCAAATTAGATTTTGAAATGAAGAATTCAGTTTCTATTGCAGCCGAATTGAGAAGAGATCGCGCCATTTCCTTGAGTTTTGATAACAATTTGCTTACAGAGATTAATGGTAATGAGTTGATTCTAGGACTGGGTTACCGCATCAAAGACTTGAGATTTAAAACCAAAGTAGGAGGTAGAAGTACCGTTATCAAGAGTGATTTGAACTTGAGGTTAGATGGTTCGGTTAGAGATAATGTGACTATTGTAAGATATCTAGACTTGGATAACAGTCAGGCAACCGCTGGACAGACCATTTATGGTCTTAAGTTTACAGCAGACTATAATTTAAGCACCGCTTTCACGGCGATTTTTTATTACGATCACACGTTCTCAGAATTTGCAATTTCAACGGCATTTCCACAAACTACTATACGCAGTGGATTTACGTTGAGGTATACATTTGGTAATTAA
- the gcvH gene encoding glycine cleavage system protein GcvH, translating into MNIPSELKYTKDHEWIKIDGDVATIGITDFAQSELGDIVYVEVETLDETLDQEEVFGTVEAVKTVSDLFLPLTGEITDFNEKLEDEPELVNSDPYGDGWMIKMKFTDASQVEDLLSAEAYKELVG; encoded by the coding sequence ATGAACATCCCATCAGAATTAAAATACACCAAAGATCACGAGTGGATCAAAATTGACGGAGACGTTGCTACTATAGGTATCACAGATTTTGCACAAAGCGAGTTAGGTGATATCGTTTACGTAGAAGTAGAAACATTAGATGAGACTCTTGATCAAGAAGAAGTTTTTGGAACTGTGGAAGCAGTTAAAACGGTTTCTGATTTATTTCTTCCACTAACTGGTGAGATCACAGACTTTAATGAAAAGCTAGAAGACGAACCAGAATTAGTAAATTCAGATCCTTATGGTGACGGATGGATGATTAAAATGAAGTTCACAGATGCTTCTCAAGTAGAAGATTTGCTTAGTGCTGAGGCTTATAAAGAGCTTGTAGGATAA